A stretch of DNA from bacterium:
CTCTTCGAATGGCTGTTCGCGGGCGCTCTTCCCGACCATTTTCTGAAGAGGATCGCGACTCGTGGCCACGTTCCGGTTGCCGACAAGACCATCTCCCGTCCTTTCTTCGGCATCTTTCTGCGGCTCCTGGCGCCCCACATGATCTCGATCACCCGTGAACCCGATCACACCTGGCAGGCCGTCATCGATCGGCTGGAGAAGAACTCAATGGTGATCATCTTCCCCGAAGGCCGGATGAAGCGAGCCGACGGGCTCGACAAACACGGCAAGCCGATGACCTCGCGCGGCGGAATCGCGGACGTGCTCAAGGCCATTCCGTCGGGACGAATGCTGATTGCCTATTCCGGCGGCCTCCACCATGTGCAATCTCCCGGACAGAAACTGCCCCGGCTGTTCAAGACCATTCGGATGGCCTTGGAGTTCGTGGACATCGAGGAGTACCGCAACAGCATGCTCGAGAAGGGCACCGGCGAGGGATTCAGGCAGGCGGTGCGCGACGACCTCGACGGCCGCCGTGATCTCCACAGTGGTCGCTTGGAGGCCTTGACCTACGGCACATCCGAGGGCGAGTCGCGCAGAGCGTCGTAGAGACCCGGAAGCGCGGTCGCGGCCAGAATCAAGGCGCCACCGACCAAGGCCCACCCGGCGACGCTCTCGCCGTGGATCAACCACGCCCACACCGGACTCAGGACCGGCTCGGCCATGAGCAGGAGTGAGGCCTCGATCGCCGGAACCCGCCGCATGGCCGCGGTGAGGAGCATGTAGGCGATCCCGATCTGAACGACCCCCAAGAAGCTCACCACCAAACCGTCCTCCAGGGCGATGCCCGAAAGGCCCTCGATCCTGGGCAAGCACACGGCGAACACGAGGACATTGCCCAAGACCACCGCGGGCATCGAACCGCCTGGCCTGTTGCCGTCGAGCTCGCCAACCCGGTCCCCTCGCGCATTCAAGACTCCACGGCTGAGCGAACGCAGCCCGATCACCGTCAGCGCCCAGGCAAAGCCGGCCGCCGCCGCCAGCCAGTTGCCGCGCTCCGGATCCGGCGCCGTCGCTTGGGCCGGCTCGGAGCCGAGAAAAAACATGGCCATCCCGACCGCGATCAGAGCCAGCATGACCATTTCCCTGCGACGCAGATGCTCCTTCAGGAGCCACGGGGACAGCAGCAGGAGGTA
This window harbors:
- a CDS encoding DMT family transporter, with protein sequence MTRSTSGQVLARFQVLAAAVLFSTGGAAIKMVELDGWQVAGLRAGVAALFLLLATPSARRGWSRRTVPVALAFGATLFLFVQANKLTTAANTIFLQSTSPLYLLLLSPWLLKEHLRRREMVMLALIAVGMAMFFLGSEPAQATAPDPERGNWLAAAAGFAWALTVIGLRSLSRGVLNARGDRVGELDGNRPGGSMPAVVLGNVLVFAVCLPRIEGLSGIALEDGLVVSFLGVVQIGIAYMLLTAAMRRVPAIEASLLLMAEPVLSPVWAWLIHGESVAGWALVGGALILAATALPGLYDALRDSPSDVP